Proteins encoded by one window of Catharus ustulatus isolate bCatUst1 chromosome Z, bCatUst1.pri.v2, whole genome shotgun sequence:
- the LOC117010735 gene encoding avidin-like, whose translation MVQATPFLLVLFLALGAHGHTVKKCILTGHWKNDIGSNMTISEVKENGDFTGIYNTSVSTTTKIVPSPLLGSQHLPYLWNQPTFGFTVHWNFSNSISVFTGQCFVDNDGKEVLKTMWLMRSYVGKLEDDWKATRIGYNVFVRQETHEGGKVEFPEEMQ comes from the exons atggTGCAAGCAACTCCCTTCCTCCTCGTGCTCTTCCTGGCCCTGGGCGCTCACGGCCACACTGTGAAAAAG TGCATCCTGACAGGGCATTGGAAAAATGACATTGGCTCCAACATGACCATTtctgaagtaaaagaaaatggtGACTTCACTGGCATCTACAACACATCTGTGTCAACCACCACAAAAATAGTGCCATCACCACTGCTGGGGTCCCAACATCTCCCATATCTGTGGAACCAGCCCACCTTTGGCTTCACCGTCCACTGGAATTTTTCAA ATTCCATCAGTGTTTTCACGGGCCAGTGCTTTGTGGATAATGACGGAAAGGAGGTTTTGAAGACCATGTGGCTGATGAGGTCATACGTGGGCAAACTCGAAGACGACTGGAAAGCCACCAG GATTGGCTACAACGTATTTGTGCGCCAGGAAACGCACGAGGGAGGGAAGGTGGAGTTCCCAGAGGAGATGCAGTGA
- the LOC117010758 gene encoding non-lysosomal glucosylceramidase-like → MCSSPPQFTVCLRCKGQTIYQQVLSLERPSSLQGWNWGYCGHYAFYHALYPRAWLVYELPGQKVVLTCRQVSPVIPHDYKDSSLPVGVFIWEVENGRDEDVEVSIMFSLQNGTGAKEDRRGGHWNEPFTFQKDGERVAGVLLHHCPAVNPFTLAISAREKAGTAVTHVTAFNPTGLGSEVWQDLLRDGRLDSPTGECLHPLWDGWKGTGKWVAMLVLGTTGRAEFLCPASLAG, encoded by the exons ATGTGCTCCTCTCCACCACAGTTCACGGTGTGTCTGCGGTGCAAGGGGCAGACGATTTACCAGCAGGTCTTGTCCCTGGAGAGAcccagcagcctgcagggctggaactgGGGCTACTGCGGCCACTACGCCTTTTACCATGCCCTGTACCCCCGTGCGTGGCTGGTGTACGAGCTGCCGGGGCAGAAGGTGGTGCTCACTTGCCGGCAGGTCTCTCCTGTCATCCCCCATGACTATAAG gaCTCCAGCCTGCCAGTGGGAGTGTTCATCTGGGAGGTGGAGAACGGCAGGGATGAGGATGTGGAAGTGTCCATCATGTTCAGCCTGCAGAACGGCACGGGAGCAAAGGAGGACAGGAGGGGCGGGCACTGGAATGAGCCCTTCACCTTCCAGAAGGATGGAGAGCGCGTTGCTGGAGTCCTGCTGCACCACTGCCCGGCCGTGAACCCCTTCACCCTGGCCATCTCTGCCCGGGAGAAG gctggcacagcagtCACCCATGTGACGGCATTCAATCCCACAGGATTGGGTAGCGAGGTGTGGCAGGACCTCCTGCGGGATGGCAGGCTGGATTCACCCACTGGTGAGTGCCTGCATCCTCTGTGGGATGGGTGGaagggaactgggaaatgggtgGCCATGCTGGTTCTGGGCACCACAGGCAGGGCAGAGTTCCTTTGTCCAGCCTCCTTGGCTGGTTAA